The genomic DNA GAGGCGGCAGCGCACATGTGTGAATGTGAGACACACAATAACACCATGCACACCCACATTGTCGTATTAGTTGATGGTACTATATAAAGCACCCAATCTCTCGTTATCTTGTCAATGTGGGATGGTACTATATAAAGCACGCAACCTCTCATTATCTTGTCAATGTGAAATAAACTCACACAACTCTTTTCAAACTATTAATTTCAACTCAATTTTTTTACGGATTATACTAAAAAAATGACTTAGATCAAAACATGAAAATTGAAGTATTCATATCAAGGATCAACCTCcaataattaattttaggaaATTAAATAAAAACATGTTTAAAACAAGTCACAAACTTTTCATTTTCTAACATTTTTTAATCTGATTCTAAGCTTCTAGTTGATGCAGTGAATGGTGACATGGGAAAGAATTATTTCATGCCATTGTTAGCGAGTGTCGTGAAATAACTAAACACTTCGAGAAAGTGTTAGTAGTTTTTGCGCACAGTGGATACGATTGCTCATATGAATACGATTGCTCATATGCTAGCAAGGGCAGGTTTACAGGAGTGGGTACATACTGCTCCGGATTTTATCGCTTGTGATCTTATTTCTGAGAATTATTAATATATGCAAGTgcttaatttaaaaaaaataaagaacGTTTCTTTTAAGCTAGTTTTAACATATATCAAATAAATTTTTACCTATTTTAGAGAAAATAAATTTGATCGGAATCTAGATGGTTGACAAGAGATGGGTAGTCTATACAAACGCACAACACGGCATTCAAATTGTTAGGGGCCTGCTAATAGCTTCAACTATTGTGGAAACTGGTTGGATCTTTTTCATGCATGTTGAATATAATCGATTCAGGGCCTCTATAAATCTAGACACCAGCTACTCTTCAGATTCATGAAGTAAATTACCAGTCACCAAATTGTATAAGTCTGTCAAGAGAGATGATTCAGGACATTTAGAAAAACTAGCATTAATAAACTGGGAAGGCCTGGATGTAGGCTGCAACAAGTCTAGTCTGTGAACTCATACTTTATGGAAGCAAATCAATGGAAACTATAAACCAACTCCTATTTTATAAAACCTGCCAAGTATAACTCAACTGAAAGTATGAAAACAATGTCCTGCATCATAACAAGCATGGCTATATAATTTTTTTAGCATCTGATACTTTGCTCATCGGAATTCAGATAGAAAATTAAACACGCATTCTTCATCCATTCTCTTTCTCTTTGCATCCCTTTAAACTTTAAACATTTACATACAGTTCACTGTCAATGCCAGTGACTTTGAAATGAAAATGCAAAGTGAAACGGGGAAATGCAGCTATACTCTGCAACCCGAGTTCCCTAAAGTACAGAATGGAATGAATGCAATTAAGAATTTAAGAACTTGTCAACCTTAACATTTGTTCCTCTTGATAAAAACTTCATGCAAATTGGAGGTTTCACTCCAGCCAAAGCTAGTATTGAACTTGGCAATGTCCATATCCCATCTCCACAAATCAACCCTGATGCGACTGCAGGGCCAAATGCATCAGCCTTAACTTTGTCTATCTTCTCCCAGATGAAAAGAACCAAGCTTCCAACACACATGTCAATCGCAAAGTATGATCCTAAATAGAATGGAATAGCCATTGCCATTGGAAGTGGAATATACTTGGCCCATCTCTTTGGTGTAAAATCTCGAACAGCATTGATAATGATTGCTCCAGAAAAGAAAATGTAGCAGATTGTTAAGCAGTTTTTAGGTAATGAAGAAAATCCATTTACTCCTAATATTGCCATGTTCCTGTATATAAGTGCATTGGGTGCTGGATATTCGGAGCCTATAGTCCCTATACCATCAAATGCCTTGTAAAAGAGCCAAAACACACAAGGAGAGATAACACATCCCATTGCCGTTCCAATGACTTGGCTCACAAACATGGCTCTTGGTGAAGCAAGCGTCATATATCCTGTTTTAAAATCCTGCAAGCATTGGATTTTACAATTTTGTATCTAATTAATCTGATTCATTGAAATAGATAGTGTTTGCATATTTTACTAATCTTTCAATGTATAAAACCAAAATTCTAAGTTTACAAATTATAGTTCATAGGAATATACAAGATTGAAATATATGTGGGAAGAAAAGAAGTATAGAGAAATATTTGTTTTTTATTTACCTGTGTTAAGTCTGAAGCTGTTGAGACTATGTTCATCATCACCCCACAAGCAGCAAGACCTGCAAGTACTCCCCCTTGATCATTCCCTGCCCATGCCCCAATTGTGAAAATTGCAAGCTTTCCATAAGTTGAAGCAAGTGACCAGTCAGTCAGACCACATCCATATGCATTGCAGAACGCTAGTACAGGCGCAAAGATGTAGATGACCAAGACATGGTACCATCCGAGCTGATGAAAAATTTGAGGAAGAACCGCTGTAGATATGGAAGCAATTAATACATAGCCACCAAGGGCTAGCCATGATGGTATTTGGTCCTTGAGAAATAGTTGAGTTCTGCGCTCGTCATCAAAAGAAGAAGCTTTGCCTTCAGGGGAGGCTATATCCGCAAGTGGAAGAATCATGCTAGGCTCTTTCTTTTTAAGTTGTTTTACGAATCCTGTTGTAGTTTTACCTAGAACCTTAGCAAAGTTGTAAAGTCCATCTCCCAGGATCATGGCAATTGCAATAAAAACCTGCAGTTCAATTAAGTTATATTAGATTTGATAAAAATGAAGATTATATGGGATATTGATGCAACAGAATAATGAAAGTGAAAAATTTACAAGAAACGCTTTTTTTCTTGCATTACCCGGTAGCCTTGGATTCCATGAAGATTGCTGGAAGGGAGGCCTGATTTGTACCAGTCACCTTCTCTAGTTTCAATGAGAGGCCACATGATACCCCATGAAAGAATTGCTCCGACTAACAAGGATATGTTTATGATGTATGGACAAATCATTCCTACCCCAACATAAGTAGTAGAGAAATCAAAGTAAAACCTGTAAATGTGCAAAGAAGATCAATTAGCAACTTTTAATTTTCTGGATTATGATTAGTTTTTGTGCCGTAGAGTAAATTGACTAGCTTGGCAACTCTGGCCAGTTGTTTTTCCATGTAATTCCCAATTAAACATATATGTTATGTTGTTTATCTATTAGGAAAAGGAATTAGGTGAAGGGGTACCTGTTTTCATATGCTTTAAGCCCTAAAGTAGGAAAACTTCCAAATCCACAATCACTTCCAGCAGTGAAGAACCATTGAAAAAAACCCCACAAGAAGCTGAAGGATAAGAACTTTCCTAATGCTTGCACTTGTTTCCTGATATATATATTAGGCATTCATCGAAGTCGAAAAACGTCGTATTCATTTATATTATGAAAGAGTAACTAAAAAGTTATTATTAGTCTAGCACAAAAAAGTTATTATCAATGGCACCAAAGTGTTATGAAAAATTACTTTGCCAGCTTTGCACCCTGGGGTGTGTGGAAGCTGTTGATAAGGTGAGCAGTTGCAGTACCACTTGGATATATGAGTTTGTAGTCGATGATCATAATCTGAGACAACAAATCACATTAGAAAATTATTAACAAATGAATTTAAGGCATGCTCAGAAACTCGCTTCCAACGTGGGAATTGAATTGTATAGTAAATCCGTCTAAATCTTTATAATCTATCAATCTCTCTAAAGTTTGTACCTTTCTCAGAGGTAGCACTGAGAATAGGCCTAGGAaactgacggtgaagagaaaaACAATGATCCATCCCAAACTCAGGCTTTTCGTATTCTGAGAATCATCAGCTTCTGTTACCTGCTTGCTAATTGTTTCACTCATTGCAAATAAATAGCTTCCAAATCCTCCTACATAATATACAATAAACTGCATTTAACCATATATAAAAAACCGATATCAACATAATGGTGGAGATATTAGTATATCTAAGTTATTTCTACTTCAATTTTACAAATCATTACAAAGGGTGATAATTGCATCATTGGGAAATTTTCTTTTTACAGTATATTCACACAAGTAGAACATAAAGATAAGAGGACATACCACTAAAAGCAATACCAGCTGTTGCAATGACGCAAGTTTGAATCACAGTATTTTCCTGTCTGGTAAATGGTTGCTTCAACATACCTGATCGTTCCAAGAACTTAGTCCATGTCTTAACAAAGAAAAATCCCAATAGCCCCGCGGAAACGTTAAGAGAAGGGACTATCCCAGTGGTTAAATTGAACTTCATGACTATAACACTAAGCAAAATTCCCAACACAAAGCTGACAACAAAAGCCCTGACAGTTAATTGATTTCTCCATGTAGGAACTTCCTTGTCCTTAAAAATCATTTCAATGGACATTGCTTCTTTCTTTTCATTATCACCATCCTCTAGTCCATTGTTGTGTTGCTCCATCACCTTCCTGTGGTTTAAAATTTGTTCTTCTGGCTCACGAGCCTGTCTTTCTCCGTCGATATAGCCATTCCCAGTGGCCTCATCGTCGCGAATGCTAgccattttaattaaaaaaaacgTTTGGAAATTATGTAGAATCTGAGAAAGAGGTTCCTCAGTATCACTTTATATAGGGACTTGACAGTGATGTCTAACTAGAATGAAAATTACTCTGCTTTCACAATTTACAACTACAGAAACGTTACGCTAATATCTAAAAGCTTAGCCAATACGAGAGTCTTGACATTTGTATACTGTGTACACATTAAAATTGGTCACACAAGTCAAAACAATCACAATCACATACTATAAGATTATGGATTTATATCATTTAATTTTACTGTTTTTCTACCATGTACCAGTGGGCCCACGATATATACggaaatttataaattttaaccattttaatTGATGTTTTTTGTGTGTAGGGGATTCACCACTAAGAAGTAAACAATTAAAATGACTTAAAGTTACAAATTTTAGCGATTATTGTATGCCGATGGGCATTGGTTAATTTTAATAGGTTGGGGTAGAATAAAAAACCTTTAAACAATTATAGTTTTTCTCGTCAGCAAATTTTGTTGCCGTTTGATCTTCAATGCTGCTAATGTAACAATTGTTCTTCAAACACCGGCTCATTTTGACTTTTTACATACATGATTTGCACCTGTTTTCAAAATATAAATCCAATATACTAGGAGTAGTAGTAGTAGTTATATTGCATTTACTTTCCATTTTTGTTGTAATCCATGTTAGTTAGAGATAGTTAGGAGTAGGGGTGTACACGGATCGGGTTGGGCGGGTTGGGAGAATTTAGCAACCCAACCCAATTAGttcgggttttcaaaatttcaaaccaacccaaaccgtttaaatttgtaacccaaaccaatttgtattgttcggtttggttcggtttggttcggtttggatcggtttgatcggtttattaaatatacaaaattaatataaaaatttataataaaacatgaggtttcaaagtttaaaacacttgaaaatagttcaaaacaatattacaatccTCCATATTAAATAGTCTTAAGCATCTAATTTTCGACATcaaaagtactaataatattgcttacgctttaaatattggaatgaatcataaatgcaaaaaatataacactaatcaaacatctattgttgttacgaaatgaactatgaacacggaggttataagttacatttagagttagagatatatggatctatgtaaatggcctaaacataattttggattaacttattagcatgtacatatatattttaatcgggttgaattggattggtttaaaattatcgaaaaccatatccaaaccaattaaatcgggttgacattttttcaacccaacTATATATCGGGTTGAAAAAAATCGGTTTGGTTCGGCCGAAATAGGGTCGGTTCGGTTTGGATTGGTCGGGTTGGTCAAACCGTGTACACCCCTAGTTAGGAGTTGGGAGGAAGTATTTAATGTTACAATAAATTACTTTTATTTGTGGTTAATTATGGTGATCTGTAAGGTGCAATTCCCCAGCGGTAAAAATGAGTCAGAGAACAACTGCTCACTATATTTATGCATTTACTACTATAGTTGCTCATCATAATGAAATGCAATGAATCAATTCAAAACAATCTTACTTGCCAGATTTGTTGTTTTATGCATTAACCCTTTTGGTTTTGTTTAATATAGTCTGGGATACCATGTTGAGTATAAATGCAGCTTTGTACACTCATCTGAATATACAAAGAACCAATTGAATGAGATTAGTCAGAATGACTACCAGTCCGGCCCTAAATTACCATGGATGTGAGTGGATGGCAAGCGTACAAGTAAATTTTGGGATTGTGACTTGTTATTGTACCTTTATTCAAAATGTCTGATATACTGATGTTCATGTTACTGCTAATTGAGCCGCACTTGTATGGACTGATCTTAATAAAATCTTTGAACCATACAAACACTTCATATTACAACATAATGGGCTAAAATATTGGTCATTTTCTTTTATAGTAATCAAACAACTAAAACTTTGAAGGTTTAGTCGGGGAAGGCCCAACAACATCTTATACTCTTACCTCTCCCTAAATCGAGTTGTAAATAACCAACTAACCTATACTCTTCGAGAATAGACATCAAGACAATCTCACTAGTATATCAGTCTAATAAACCAAATTATAAACTGAAAAAGGTCTTCCTTAATCTTAATTAAAACTCA from Apium graveolens cultivar Ventura chromosome 5, ASM990537v1, whole genome shotgun sequence includes the following:
- the LOC141724776 gene encoding putative metal-nicotianamine transporter YSL7, with protein sequence MASIRDDEATGNGYIDGERQAREPEEQILNHRKVMEQHNNGLEDGDNEKKEAMSIEMIFKDKEVPTWRNQLTVRAFVVSFVLGILLSVIVMKFNLTTGIVPSLNVSAGLLGFFFVKTWTKFLERSGMLKQPFTRQENTVIQTCVIATAGIAFSGGFGSYLFAMSETISKQVTEADDSQNTKSLSLGWIIVFLFTVSFLGLFSVLPLRKIMIIDYKLIYPSGTATAHLINSFHTPQGAKLAKKQVQALGKFLSFSFLWGFFQWFFTAGSDCGFGSFPTLGLKAYENRFYFDFSTTYVGVGMICPYIINISLLVGAILSWGIMWPLIETREGDWYKSGLPSSNLHGIQGYRVFIAIAMILGDGLYNFAKVLGKTTTGFVKQLKKKEPSMILPLADIASPEGKASSFDDERRTQLFLKDQIPSWLALGGYVLIASISTAVLPQIFHQLGWYHVLVIYIFAPVLAFCNAYGCGLTDWSLASTYGKLAIFTIGAWAGNDQGGVLAGLAACGVMMNIVSTASDLTQDFKTGYMTLASPRAMFVSQVIGTAMGCVISPCVFWLFYKAFDGIGTIGSEYPAPNALIYRNMAILGVNGFSSLPKNCLTICYIFFSGAIIINAVRDFTPKRWAKYIPLPMAMAIPFYLGSYFAIDMCVGSLVLFIWEKIDKVKADAFGPAVASGLICGDGIWTLPSSILALAGVKPPICMKFLSRGTNVKVDKFLNS